In the Propionispora vibrioides genome, one interval contains:
- a CDS encoding mannosyltransferase family protein — protein MKLFYKHPVWLACGVHLLCVYIGVTLAASLVQRPPAGFVNPGVYGLPVLADALFKWDAHWYTFVAEQGYSKQSIVFFPLFILLIKAVTSTGLTYALAGFLVSNVCALITYPLLYRLLRLDFPEQLAARGLLVYALFPTSFFLQSVYTEPLFLVCTFSCVYLCRRHNWIYAGLWGALAALTRNIGVVLSLFMLYESYRAYDSRIGQTLIRLACLFPMVAFLGFCLYNYRQFGDGFAFLHGQEAWGRQFGLPWSNLWHNMLYISRGVSVFEIGVVADQILVLVALLCLAAGGFCGIQPSYLLLGGAWLLIPLLSTSTVFPLYSLARFVLVVFPVYFVLAKLPKFWYYAWLLAGTAGLIFFTAAFSSWYWIG, from the coding sequence ATGAAACTGTTCTATAAACATCCGGTCTGGCTGGCCTGTGGGGTGCATCTGCTATGTGTGTATATTGGTGTGACTCTGGCTGCCAGTCTGGTCCAGCGACCGCCGGCCGGTTTTGTGAATCCCGGCGTGTACGGTCTGCCTGTGCTTGCTGATGCCTTATTCAAATGGGATGCTCATTGGTATACCTTTGTAGCTGAACAAGGCTATAGTAAGCAGTCCATCGTTTTCTTTCCTTTATTTATTCTGCTCATCAAGGCGGTGACAAGTACCGGACTGACTTATGCGCTGGCCGGCTTTCTGGTGAGCAATGTCTGCGCTTTGATCACCTATCCTCTTTTGTACCGCCTGTTGAGGCTGGACTTTCCGGAGCAGCTGGCTGCTCGCGGCCTGTTGGTTTATGCGCTCTTTCCCACCTCCTTTTTTCTGCAGAGCGTATACACAGAGCCGCTTTTTTTAGTATGCACCTTTTCCTGCGTCTATCTGTGCCGGCGGCACAATTGGATTTATGCCGGGCTGTGGGGTGCTCTGGCGGCATTGACAAGAAATATCGGGGTTGTACTAAGCCTGTTTATGCTTTATGAGAGCTACCGGGCGTATGACAGCAGGATAGGTCAGACGCTGATCCGGCTTGCTTGCTTGTTTCCTATGGTGGCTTTTCTGGGCTTTTGCCTGTACAATTACCGGCAGTTTGGCGATGGATTCGCGTTTTTGCACGGACAGGAGGCCTGGGGACGTCAGTTTGGGCTGCCCTGGAGCAACTTATGGCATAATATGCTGTATATCAGTCGTGGTGTATCCGTTTTTGAAATAGGGGTAGTCGCCGATCAGATACTTGTATTGGTTGCTCTGCTTTGCCTGGCAGCCGGCGGTTTTTGCGGTATTCAGCCGTCCTACCTGCTCTTGGGCGGAGCCTGGCTGTTAATACCGCTGCTGTCGACTTCAACAGTGTTTCCTTTATATAGCCTGGCCCGCTTTGTGCTGGTCGTTTTTCCGGTCTATTTTGTCTTGGCCAAGCTGCCGAAATTCTGGTATTATGCCTGGCTGCTGGCCGGTACTGCCGGGTTGATCTTTTTTACGGCGGCGTTCAGCAGTTGGTATTGGATTGGGTAG
- a CDS encoding H-type small acid-soluble spore protein, whose product MKATRAEEIINSPDVIGVLYRSNDVWLEKVDKGTSKAEVTYMEKGNTITVDIDQLVETGPLKLE is encoded by the coding sequence ATGAAAGCCACCAGGGCGGAAGAAATTATCAATTCTCCCGATGTAATCGGTGTCCTATACCGCAGCAACGACGTATGGCTGGAAAAGGTTGACAAAGGCACCAGCAAGGCCGAAGTCACCTACATGGAAAAAGGCAATACGATCACTGTGGATATTGACCAGTTGGTGGAAACCGGACCGCTAAAGCTGGAATAA